The Megalops cyprinoides isolate fMegCyp1 chromosome 11, fMegCyp1.pri, whole genome shotgun sequence genomic sequence CGAGTAAACCAAGGTGCACAAATGGTCTCGCGAATACTTGTTTGCATCCATTTACTCCGCCGTGTTTCTAAAGCAATTTGTGTCACTGATTTTTCCCCAGTTACGGTTTTTTTAACGGTGCTAGTATAAAGTTAAAACTTAATTTATTCAGCTACTAGACGCCGAACATGTGAAATGTGCTTGCACAAAGCATTCGAAGTAATGCAATAGTCTACTTCTCGTGGATGAAGCCTTTGGCTACTTGCCACAGGGGAGCAACAGTAAGTGCATTGGCTCACGGAGATCTAGGCTACACATGAATAATGTGTAAGTCTAAATTAAAATATACGCTTTGCAAGTTGCCTCGTACAAGGGCAAAACGAatccataataataatgagcCTACACAACAAATAACTACATAATCTAACATCTTCCGAAAATAGTGCTGACAAGTTTGGTCAGTCTAGTGTTGACGATTTTCATTACTGTATTAAACTTCTTCTCTGCATGAACAGACAAATCGGCTTCCAAGCAATCTGAAATGCAAAAGCAGAGCTCGCATCTGGTGTAGAAACGGCATTATTATTGTCAAGGTTCTTTCACCCATAATAGGAGAAAATTAATATAGCCTGACCTGACTTCAAACAGCTGCCGGTCCCGAGAAAATGAGGCGTCTCAAAATCAAGAATGCATCTACCATCAAAGATTGACTGGAATTTTTGGAGGAACACCCTATAGGCTAAACCAGCCAGTTGTTTCAGTGCAACAGTTCCCCTTTcgagtttttctcttttttgtcagaTGCAAACTGACATATGAAACTGTACTTGGGCTAGAAGCATCAACACACAGCAGTCGAACATACATGAGAGAGGACTGAAAGCTAGAGAGGCAATTAAGCGCAGTCAGAATTGTTCCTAATTATTGGATACCTGCTATTTGAAGAAGACGGCCAACACGGCAAATATGGTAATTGACAGAGTCTCCGAAGACTTTGCAGGCGTTGGAAATCCGAGCGTTGGGATGATGACGAGCCCAATCAGTTTGTCAGCTTTCTATGGAAACTCACTTCTGGGGATGCACGAACCCGCAAACCACACTGAGGACTGGCTCCCCCGGCCGCCGCAATCGGATTCTGAGTCGGGCAAACCCTGGAGCACTGCAATCCCAACCCCTAGCTATCTCAACCACATTAACggtaaaatacaaaacataattGTGGTTTATGGATTTTGTCCTAGTGGAAACCCAAATATTCTAACATGTATTACATAAAATTTAATCAGATTAAGTCAGATTTCACCCAcctttatgaatattaaaagTTTTGAATAACAACTCTAAATAGTACTTAGGCTGtgtacaaataataataataatttaaggacaaattaatatttactaTATTTAGGTTTCGCTGTTTAATTGTGTAATGCATTTATGAAAGATTTTGTATGATCATATAGGCctagttttttaaaattttgtaaatatgtcatACTTTatcaattatttcatttagtAAATGTTACAATTAGCATTTAATCTAATGCACATAGAAAGTGACATGGGGGTTTTAGTTTTCTGCAGTCCTGAACAAAGCTGTCAAATTTTtaacttcctgtttttcattttatgatgtTTGCCGATGCGTTGCAAGCGgttattttgctttttgaattgctttcatgtgtttttcaaaagatTGTGACAAAGTGCGAAACGCTGAACATGAAATTGTAGAATAACTGAgttgtaataattgtaataactGAGCTGTAAAATTTCTCGTATTCTACATATTTTTCACCTATACTTGCAAAATATCAAACCATCTCGGCTGTTTACAGACCATTGTCTTCCAGAAGGCCACATCTGCTAATTTCTGTTCTGGCAAAATACTTTGTCGTTGAACTGTGTGGTAAGAGTTAGTGCTTGTGCAgagcattaaaatgaataattattacGTTGCAAAACAGAAGGTTAATAGAAGGAAATAGCACAAATTTGTAACAAAATGGAGCGGACTGTAGGAAGTACTGGCCATTGTCGGGGGTTGTGGTCAACAGCCAAGGACATCTCAGACAAAGTCAAATCAACAAACATTGACACTGCTGTAAACCATGACGCATGCTTGTCAGCAAATGGACAGCTTGTACCACCAAATTTACTGTCAAGACATCGACTGTTGCCTCAGTTATCCCAGTGTCTGTAGTGAGACCCATCTCTCGTTTCTGTTGGAAAAGGAAGACCGCCATGCTATTCTtggttatgtatttttaataaatgtatttatttttaggtAGAGGAATATCATTGTGTTGTAGTATGATGGCCAAGGCTCTTGATGACTGACAATATGGTGCATAGGAGAAGATTCAGCGTAATACCACAGTCAAAGACTAGGATATGAGAGCAGAGCTGGAAATCATACTTGTTGGAAAAGGTGGAAATCATACTTGTCATACAGTTGTTACCATTTACTAAACGCAGGGACTTTTATATCATGACTCTACACTTAAACAGAATTAAGTAAATGTTACACAAATGCGGGAATGATTCAAGCAATGAAATTTAATACATGAATTAAACTTTGGGTAAGCATATAACATATTCACAGAATGCTTCATACATTTACGACATATATGTGAGAAGCGTCATTTGTTAAATGTTAGAAATATTGAGTAAATGTTTGGAAAGTAGGTACTATAtgttgaaaaacagacatttagcctaaatatttatttttggcctaAATATATGGCTTTGAGACagcatgttttaacatttagaGCTATTATTTGAaacttttagattttttaataAAGTACAAATATTGAAGTGTTCTTTGGTAGATGCAGCAGAAAAGCGATTTACTTTACATGTTTGCATCATGGAGTTGTTTAAGCAATAACTGAAACAGATAGTAAAGGAACAAGAAAGGCTCTGATAGTTGTGAGAGGGCATTTGAACACCACTTGCTAGCAAGAAGCTGACTTGCATCACATGTGCTTGTTGCTGCAGCTGAAACCACTATGGGGAGTGTGAGTCCCCCATCGtatcagggtgtgtgtgtaaagaaCCCAGCGAGCGAGATGATCATGCAGAAGCATAGTGGTTATGCATCTTGGAGCCCTGGCTGCCACAACCAACAGGTGAAGAGATGTTCCATATGGAATAAGTAAAATGATCTTTTTCTCATATGTTAATTTATAGCTCTGTTGAAATCTTTGGGAAATGCCATATTCACATCTTTTGAAATTTTGACTTGGAAGGccacacatttctgttcttattaaattatttatgtgtttatttttaaattcaacttttattctttttcagcTATTGCAGCACTACAATATACATGATCACCACACAGGTAATCTTGCAGTTTACATATATCCACAtataaacacaattaaaaagtataaataatttaaaaaaaactaatgattattatatttcaaacaaccacacatttatttaaggGTAAATGTACCAAATTATGATTTTTGATTTGATAGTAGAAACTAATCAATTGTAAACTTTCAAGGATAGTGAATAACAAGCATACAATTATGcttattttgataaaaatgacaaaagctgTGAAAGTAACTGAACATATTTCATATACACAGGTGTATAGATTATTGTATATAAAGGAATAACTACACATCTTTACCTTCTTTCTTGCATAGTGTCCTCCACCATCCAGGAGGGGGCAAAGAGGCTAGCTGACCATGTCCTGACTCCCTCAACTAGTCCCAAGAGACCTGCTTCTCTATACAACAATGTCCTGGTAACTAACCCTGTGCTTCTGTAGCAACGTGCTCTCAGCTGTCCAGCCACTTCGCATACCAATGTCCTGGCAACTGTCTTGgtattacatcattttaaaaactgtagtGGGGCAGAGTGGTTAGGTTAACTAGACTAGTGAACAGAAACCAGTTTTGTAGGTTTGTATTTTAGTAGTAGtttgtattatttctgtttctagtaatgtaataattctGTAGTAAATATCACTGACTCATCACACTCTTTTGCCTGACAATATCTGACACTATTTCTCTTGGATATTCCAGACTCCATCTTCCTATGGCACTTCAAAAGAGGAACGGCCCTGTTCTGAACCATACTTGGACATCACCGACACCGTACTGCAGACAAAGTCTGCTCCTGTTTCCATAAGCACATTACAGGTGCAGGAAATTCCACCCCAGGCTGGACACCCATGCTCCACCCTACCTCCCCAGGAAGGCAGCCCCATGGAGATTAAGGCCTCTTGTTTGTACTCTACCATCGATGCCCAGGTCCTGTATCCTGGCAAGTTGTCTGAGGCCATGGGGAACActtttctctctcagcctctcaccCTCCAGCCAAACCCCCTACCTACTGCAGTGCTCCACCAGCCCTTTTCCTTTGATGCCCCCATGGGTATATCCTTCTTCCAGTGGCAGATtgagcaggaggagaagaaacTGGCAGGACTTGCTCCAGAGCTGCTTGTAGCAGGGGACAGTGATGGAGACACGTGAGTTTGGAATCTCATAAATTACTTTACTTgggtatgtacagtatttagtTTAGCGCCCTGACTCAGGGCTACAAAATGTTGTAAGATAGATCCAGCGTTCCTCAAGGTTTAGCCAAATGCACATGTGAATCAAATGCCTTAGACCTGACTGAGGTTGCAACATTATATATCAGTAAGGCAGTAAATTTATAGCTTTCAGCCATTCGCGAGCTAATATTTCCATGGCTGATTTTTGCATCCCAATGATACATTACAGGGTGCAAGGACAGCAATGGAGTGTCATTGCTCTTAGACATCAGGGCTTCTAATTcatatgacaaaataaaaatgtaatcttcCACTTGACTGATCCGGACTTGTGGAGGAAAAGTTTTGTACCTGTGATTGGGCAATGTATTACCAGGAAAGGAATGTTGACTTTAGAAAATGCTTCACCTCAGGTATAGCTGACTACAGCTAAGTCTGGTCAAGGGAAACACAGCAACCAATAATCTTTTCCCCATATGATTATCTTACCCAGACACATTCACCTGAACTCAGCACAAAGAGCAGGCCTGCACCATTGCTTTTAAACAGAGGTTATACTCATTTTTCATAACAGAGAGGAATGCtgagatatttaaaaatgaagaaagcaaCACACAACTGAATAATGAAGAAATAGACTGGAGTTggctaaaaaaaagaatttattgtTACAGCAAAAGAACCAAAGTAGACACAGAAGCAGGAATTTTGACTGTATAAGCATTCGTTAGTGAATTTAACTTTCATAGAAACTGATACAAGATCATGAGTAATGTTACAGATGTGACCTCTGTTTTCATATCTAATCACGGGAAAACTGTGATATAAGAATGGCCTTTAATAAAATACCAAGTGGAAACCCCAATTCTCTCACAGGGTCAGtgacaaatgacagaaatgactCAAGTGAGAAGTGTACTCTCATTTGCAGTGCACTCTTGACCTGTCGTTTGTCTTGTGGTTTCCAGCTTCCTGCACATTGCTGTCGCACAGGGAAGGAGGGCTCTGTCCTATGTGCTTGCCAGGAAGATGGCCCTCATCAGCATGCTGGATGTGAAGGAACACAATGGTCAGGTGAGAATGTTCACCCGACCAATGCCCCCGACATAGTTCGGACTGGACCATAGGTTGTGCTCCAGCAAGATGCTGAGAGAACCAAGACGTGTCTGTGCATATTCTTCTGGGAGTTCTGACGAAACTCAGACGAACAAGTCGAAAGAACACATTTAGCATAATCTGTAACACTTATGTCTCTTGTCctgcttttttttaacccagAGTGCTCTGCAAGTGAGTGTGGCAGCAAATCAACACCTGATTGTACAGGACCTGCTGACCCTAGGAGCACAGATCAACACGGCTGACTGTTGGGGTCGCTCCCCCCTGCACGTGTGTGCTGAAAAGGGCCACATCCTGACCTTGCAGGTGAGAACTGTGCCTCACAGGTATCTGTGTCTGACTGTAATCATGAGAggatgtatgtgtttgtttgtgtgtgtgagtgtatgtgtctgactTATAAGAAATGATGATGCAGTATTTCACCTTCTATTTCAACTGAAAACATGGAGTAATTCCAACATGTGCTTTTGCTGGAGAGAGCTTAAACTCACAGGGCTATCTAtccttgtgtttctctgtgccaTTTTTTGCTGCAGCTAGCTTTGACACTGTCTCTGAgtctgtcattctgtctgttCTCCTGGGATTGTGTGCATTGTAATGACTTCCTCCTTTCAGCCACTACTGCATCACTGACTCATTTCcttaaacagcagaaaacagcagcagggaaaaaCCCCCTTTCtggagaggtgggagagaatCCTGCAGGACCGGCTCGACTGCACAAACACCTCTTTCATGAGAATCAcaacctccacctcctccacatATTTTCTTGACTATTAACCCTTGTCTGATTTctcaacagaacagaaatcaaGCTTGTTTTAGGCACAGATAGCTAGCTATGCTTACCATCCAGACATTTGTTTCCCAGTTGATACTCACATGCTCTTGTATACCATGTGCAAATGTCCTTTATGCAGCAAATACCATGCatctgtttttatattattattcaaaaGCAATAAAGGTCTTTGTAGCTCTCCCTAAATTTCTTTCAAAGATTCTGCGAATGCAGAattctaatctttttttttgtatttgatttgcATAGTTTGGTTAATCTGCAGCCTTAGTCTGTTAACAGCAAACGTCTGTACACTCACTGTTACCTGGTTCCTGTATGTCCTTGTAGGCCATTTACAGAACCTTGCAGGCCACTGGACAGCAGCTCAACATGGAAACCGTCAACTATGATGGTGAGGACTGTCACACCCCCTCGCCCTTGATACAAAGTACTAGTACTATACAAAATACTAGTGAAGAGACCTGGCTAACCATCAACATTGACCCCCCCTTTCTTCCCTAGGCCTGACAGCGCTGCATACTGCTGTGCTATCCCACAACACTGTGGTGCAGGAGCTTAGTGATATGTCCAGTCGCTCTCCCCTGACGCAGGAGCTGATGCAGCGGAGAAAGAGGCTTGGGGAATGTGTCTGCTTGCTCCTGCTCATGGGTGCTTCTTATAAAACCAAGGTCTACAAGCAGTCTGACACTTCACATCCACACAACACAGATGCCCTACAGCCTCCAGGTGGTCACATCCACTCATACTCACACCTCTTCGTcgttttctcctcttttctgtcAGGACCATAAAAGCGGGCGCACACCCCTGTACATGGCTGCAGAGGAAGCTAATGTGGAGCTGATGCGTCTCTTCCTGGATCAGCCTGACCCACTAACCATTATCAACGAGAAGGTAAGTAACCCAGGTCACCATGACAATGAGCTCTGATTGAAGAGGTTGCTATAAATCTGTAGACAGAGTTGccacctgtgtatgtgtgcaacctgcatttatatgtttatatgtttgctTGTGTAAAATGCAGATGCAGTAGTCCATCACTTACATGTCTGAAGTATCCCTCATCTAAACAATCATACTTGACAAAGGTTTGGGTCAGTGGGAAATTGGGGATTACAGACAGTTGGTGTTAGAAAGAGTGATACTTGAGAATTAACCTAAATGCctataatatacatataataatcTTTACTAGCATCATATTAAAGTATAAAGACAGAACAAGTATAAAGAAGTATAGAAATGTATAGATAGTGGACAAAAACAACACTACAATGTTCATTGTCTGGCAATGCTAAAACATAGCCCCAGGTTCTACCAAAGCTGTCTAACATCAGATGCCAGACTTTCAACAAACACTGCTGCAGCTTTCAACATGGTAAGTCTGGAGATGAGCAAGCTGGTAATCTGTAGATAAACAGTTCACATGGACGTGGATCAGGTACTGATGTAGATCAGCACCTTCCCTCAACTGTGCAGCTGCCTGTAGCTAACTCTCTGCTCACATGTGCAGCAAAAGAGacataaacattttacaggCTAAATAGATGATGgataaaaaatgcaacattttcatgcatttcataattAGTACACAGCACTGGACCAGTTAAATGCTTGTGGAACTCTGCAAAAACATCCCTGAGGTGGAAGAACTGATATAGAATGTATTAATTGTGTAAAATTAAAACCGGTTGACAAACTGACAGCTGGTAAGAGGCTGTTGTGTAGCGTAGGAGGGTTATAGGGTTATGTggatataaacatataaaaaaataaaccaattacAGATATGATGCTGGGATCAGTGCTACTTTGCAGCACGGGCCCTGACTGTAACGCTGCCAACCCCCCTTTTCCTTGTGCCTCCTACAGGCATACAGTGGAAACACAGCTCTCCATGTGGTCAGTTCTCTGGAGGGGAGGGTTGCCCAGGTGGACGCGGTCAGGCTGCTCATGCGACGGGGCGCTGACCCTGGTTCCAAGAACCTGGAGAACGAGCAGCCCATCCAGCTGGTACCAGAGGGTCCCGTGGGGGATCAGGTGCGTCCGAAACCGGCACGACACTCCTAACCCTCTACACTCAGCACTACGCTTTCCACACCCTCTACATCTAGCACTACACCTCCACATCCTCTACAATCAG encodes the following:
- the nfkbiz gene encoding NF-kappa-B inhibitor zeta; translated protein: MEIKASCLYSTIDAQVLYPGKLSEAMGNTFLSQPLTLQPNPLPTAVLHQPFSFDAPMGISFFQWQIEQEEKKLAGLAPELLVAGDSDGDTFLHIAVAQGRRALSYVLARKMALISMLDVKEHNGQSALQVSVAANQHLIVQDLLTLGAQINTADCWGRSPLHVCAEKGHILTLQAIYRTLQATGQQLNMETVNYDGLTALHTAVLSHNTVVQELSDMSSRSPLTQELMQRRKRLGECVCLLLLMGASYKTKDHKSGRTPLYMAAEEANVELMRLFLDQPDPLTIINEKAYSGNTALHVVSSLEGRVAQVDAVRLLMRRGADPGSKNLENEQPIQLVPEGPVGDQVRRILKGKGAQAKSYSL